A single region of the Microtus ochrogaster isolate Prairie Vole_2 chromosome 2, MicOch1.0, whole genome shotgun sequence genome encodes:
- the Tfg gene encoding protein TFG isoform X3, translated as MNGQLDLSGKLIIKAQLGEDIRRIPIHNEDITYDELVLMMQRVFRGKLLSNDEVTIKYKDEDGDLITIFDSSDLSFAIQCSRILKLTLFVNGQPRPLESSQVKYLRRELIELRNKVNRLLDCLEPPGEPGPSTSIPENDAVDGREEKPAASDSSGKQSTQVMAASMSAFDPLKNQDEINKNVMSAFGLTDDQVSGPPSAPAEDRSGTPDSIASSSSAAHPPAVQPQQPPYTGAQTQAGQIEGQMYQQYQQQAGYGAQQPQAPPQQYGIQYSGFQSMERFHCK; from the exons ATGAACGGACAGTTGGACCTAAGTGGGAAGCTAATTATCAAAGCTCAACTTGGAGAAGATATCCGCCGAATTCCCATTCATAATGAAGATATTACTTATGATGAGTTAGTGCTAATGATGCAGCGAGTATTCAGAGGAAAACTTCTGAGTAATGATGAAGTTACAATAAAGTATAAGGATGAAG atGGAGATCTTATAACAATTTTTGATAGTTCTGACCTTTCCTTTGCAATTCAGTGTAGTAGAATACTGAAACTGACATTGTTTG TTAACGGCCAACCAAGACCCCTTGAATCAAGTCAGGTGAAATACCTTCGTCGAGAACTGATAGAACTTCGAAATAAAGTGAATCGCTTATTGGATTGCTTAGAGCCACCTGGAGAACCAGGACCTTCCACTAGTATTCCTGAAAATG ATGCTGTGGATGGCAGGGAAGAGAAGCCTGCTGCTTCTGATTCTTCTGGAAAACAGTCTACTCAGGTTATGGCAGCAAGTATGTCAGCTTTTGATCCTCTGAAAAACCaagatgaaatcaacaaaaatgtCATGTCAGCATTTGGATTAACAGATGACCAGGTTTCAG GGCCACCCAGTGCTCCAGCAGAAGACCGCTCTGGGACTCCTGACAGTAttgcttcttcctcctcagccGCTCACCCGCCAGCAGTTCAGCCACAGCAGCCTCCATATACAGGAGCTCAGACACAAGCAGGTCAGATTGAAG GTCAGATGTACCAACAATACCAGCAGCAGGCTGGCTACGGGGCACAGCAACCTCAGGCTCCTCCTCAACAGTACGGTATTCAGTATTCAG
- the Tfg gene encoding protein TFG isoform X4 codes for MNGQLDLSGKLIIKAQLGEDIRRIPIHNEDITYDELVLMMQRVFRGKLLSNDEVTIKYKDEDGDLITIFDSSDLSFAIQCSRILKLTLFVNGQPRPLESSQVKYLRRELIELRNKVNRLLDCLEPPGEPGPSTSIPENDAVDGREEKPAASDSSGKQSTQVMAASMSAFDPLKNQDEINKNVMSAFGLTDDQVSGPPSAPAEDRSGTPDSIASSSSAAHPPAVQPQQPPYTGAQTQAGQMYQQYQQQAGYGAQQPQAPPQQYGIQYSGFQSMERFHCK; via the exons ATGAACGGACAGTTGGACCTAAGTGGGAAGCTAATTATCAAAGCTCAACTTGGAGAAGATATCCGCCGAATTCCCATTCATAATGAAGATATTACTTATGATGAGTTAGTGCTAATGATGCAGCGAGTATTCAGAGGAAAACTTCTGAGTAATGATGAAGTTACAATAAAGTATAAGGATGAAG atGGAGATCTTATAACAATTTTTGATAGTTCTGACCTTTCCTTTGCAATTCAGTGTAGTAGAATACTGAAACTGACATTGTTTG TTAACGGCCAACCAAGACCCCTTGAATCAAGTCAGGTGAAATACCTTCGTCGAGAACTGATAGAACTTCGAAATAAAGTGAATCGCTTATTGGATTGCTTAGAGCCACCTGGAGAACCAGGACCTTCCACTAGTATTCCTGAAAATG ATGCTGTGGATGGCAGGGAAGAGAAGCCTGCTGCTTCTGATTCTTCTGGAAAACAGTCTACTCAGGTTATGGCAGCAAGTATGTCAGCTTTTGATCCTCTGAAAAACCaagatgaaatcaacaaaaatgtCATGTCAGCATTTGGATTAACAGATGACCAGGTTTCAG GGCCACCCAGTGCTCCAGCAGAAGACCGCTCTGGGACTCCTGACAGTAttgcttcttcctcctcagccGCTCACCCGCCAGCAGTTCAGCCACAGCAGCCTCCATATACAGGAGCTCAGACACAAGCAG GTCAGATGTACCAACAATACCAGCAGCAGGCTGGCTACGGGGCACAGCAACCTCAGGCTCCTCCTCAACAGTACGGTATTCAGTATTCAG